One Xiphophorus maculatus strain JP 163 A chromosome 9, X_maculatus-5.0-male, whole genome shotgun sequence DNA segment encodes these proteins:
- the bphl gene encoding valacyclovir hydrolase, with translation MALLLFGRRLFKCSKDVGKIMEASQLYCSSASSGKRRVNSVDLYYEQTGQGKHAVLLLPGALGSTKTDFGPQLKSLNKECFTVVGWDPRGYGQSRPPDRDFPSDFFERDAKDGVDLMKTLGFKKFSLLGWSDGGITAMIAAARNPELINKMVVWGSNVFVTEDDCKLYNMVRDVSKWSARMRQPMEEVYGAEAFAKIWENWVDGIAQFAKRPEGNICMELLPLISCPTLIIHGEKDPMVPSFHPHYLHKNIKASRLHLMPEGKHNLHLKYAEEFNKLVEDFLKD, from the exons ATGGCCTTGCTTTTGTTTGGAAGACGTTTGTTTAAATGCAGCAAAGACGTCGGGAAGATCATGGAGGCATCGCAGCTGTACTG ctcttcagcTTCCTCAGGCAAGCGGCGTGTTAACAGCGTTGATCTGTACTACGAGCAAACAGGACAAGGGAAACATGCTGTTCTTCTCCTTCCTGGTGCTCTGG GGAGCACAAAGACAGATTTTGGTCCACAGCTGAAGTCTCTGAACAAAGAGTGTTTCACTGTGGTCGGTTGGGATCCCCGTGGTTATGGGCAATCCCGTCCTCCAGATCGAGACTTTCCTTCTGACTTTTTTGAGAGGGATGCAAAGGATGGAGTAGATCTGATGAAG actcTAGGTTTTAAGAAATTCTCTTTGCTGGGTTGGAGTGACGGGGGAATCACTGCTATGATTGCAGCTGCAAGGAACCCTGAGCTGATAAATAAGATGGTCGTCTGGGGATCTAATGTCTTCGTTACTGAAGATGACTGCAAGCTTTACAATA TGGTCCGTGATGTCTCCAAGTGGAGTGCAAGAATGAGGCAGCCCATGGAGGAAGTGTATGGAGCGGAAGCATTTGCTAAAATATGGGAGAACTGGGTGGATGGCATTGCTCAATTTGCAAAGAGACCAGAAG GAAATATCTGCATGGAACTTCTACCTCTTATCAGTTGTCCCACCCTGATCATACATGGAGAGAAAGACCCTATGGTCCCCAGCTTCCACCCTCATTACcttcacaaaaacataaaagcatcaCG GTTGCATTTAATGCCAGAGGGAAAGCATAACCTCCATCTGAAGTATGCGGAGGAATTCAACAAACTAGTCGAAGACTTCCTGAAAGACTGA
- the psmg4 gene encoding proteasome assembly chaperone 4 produces the protein MHLRSIGLVCHFPHCNQEVAPVVSHGSTFSNVGVTKCVKMTEMLNGSDFGGILVHNFSEKILEQVVHFHVMKLNEGFFLWVGSAPALSNLAVSMSSKYDSMPLSTLVMGDPSNTAANSLAQRLAKRTKKQVFVSYSLPMTDSSLSLLVENRIKKELELHPENF, from the exons ATGCATCTGAGATCGATTGGTTTGGTCTGCCATTTCCCCCACTGTAATCAGGAAGTAGCTCCTGTTGTTTCACACGGGTCGACATTTTCCAATGTTGGCGTGACAAAGTGCgtcaaaatgactgaaatgcTGAACGGTTCGGACTTCGGGGGAATTTTGGTGCATAATTTCTCCGAGAAGATTCTGGAGCAGGTCGTCCACTTCCACGTGATGAAATTGAACGAAGGCTTTTTCCTTTGGGTCGGTTCGGCTCCTGCTCTATCCAACCTAGCGGTTTCAATGAGCAGCAAATAT GATTCGATGCCGTTATCTACATTGGTGATGGGAGATCCGTCAAATACTGCAGCAAACTCTTTGGCACAGAGGCTAG cAAAGAGGACCAAAAAGCAAGTTTTTGTGAGTTACAGTCTTCCGATGACAGACTCCAGCCTGAGTTTGTTGGTGGAAAATCGGATCAAAAAGGAACTGGAGCTTCACCCtgagaacttttaa
- the LOC111609654 gene encoding uncharacterized protein LOC111609654 isoform X2: MSDFTGRSAAISSQVLSTLFDRAVSEDPNIVLESEFISDLANTQETYQNHTGLNNTIDNRENPRKNRLSLNKKRTDSEAIRSSQLVNAALTPSGSVQTGVHSITRDEDVILISSESEDEPVADLPSGQRFDFISVTPPPTPRQAARARPDIEQRAEPEPEPEPEADPELEPEAEPEPDPEAEPEALPERPTNSLQPSSGPRGWERKRRAHNLQFRTVLLDGMITESFMLLDRPPTDRGRRRRQALARNREQVKILLQASRTVLHNLSSDAKVIVK, translated from the exons ATGTCTGACTTTACAGGAAGATCTGCAGCTATAAGTTCTCAGGTTCTATCCACGTTGTTCGATC ggGCAGTCTCAGAAGATCCAAACATTGTCTTAGAGTCGGAATTTATAAGCG ATCTTGCCAATACTCAGGAGACATACCAGAACCACACAGGATTAAACAATACAATTG ATAACCGGGAGAATCCTAGGAAGAACCGCTTgtcattgaataaaaaaagaactgactCTGAAGCTATCAGATCATCACAGCTGGTGAATGCGGCTCTGACACCATCCGGTTCTGTTCAGACAGGAGTACaca GCATAACCCGTGATGAAGACGTAATTCTCATCTCGTCTGAATCGGAAGACGAACCTGTGGCAGACCTGCCTTCAGGGCAGAGATTTGATTTCATCTCCGTCACGCCTCCTCCCACACCACGGCAGGCTGCCAGGGCAAGGCCAGACATCGAACAGAGAGcagaacctgaacctgaaccagaacctgaagcGGATCCGGAACTAGAACCTGAAGCGGAACCGGAACCAGATCCTGAAGCGGAACCGGAAGCGCTACCTGAGAGGCCTACTAATTCTCTCCAGCCAT CTTCTGGACCCAGGGGctgggagaggaagaggagagcacATAATCTCCAATTCAGAACCGTTTTATTAGATGGAATGATTACag AATCTTTCATGCTGCTGGACAGACCTCCTACGGACAGAGGACGACGACGACGACAAGCTCTGGCTCGCAACCGAGAACAAGTTAAAATCCTGCTACAAGCCAGCAGAACAGTGTTGCATAATCTTTCCTCCGATGCAAAGGTGATTGTGAAATGA
- the LOC111609654 gene encoding uncharacterized protein LOC111609654 isoform X1 → MEHQQARVESSQSDYSQQIADNIQTLQTLALALNTGGNDFSQSPALSPARSSISDILNASEVSDYFRQINDAVRGLNDYISPQNSPNGSPATSFALDETFQNTESQSDYSQQIINSIQILQTIASALNTGENNFSQSPALSPARSPISDILNASEVSDYFRQIDDAVRGLNNCISPQNSPVGSSATSSSISLDEGFQNTESMSPSETVSAADDQAQQQQQRGGNLDQNQRIERQRFNNIEIRRSLSIAPPTQTVPDIAEFYTAVMNVLTDLANTARSIADRNDVVQLELVWGNISHHINISVTDNDAILPAFEEFLDELVQSNAELPSESNLELILQIVGNPTGGSKRKAERTLECELINKKRRHLYIVENTGNKLCFATSLAHVAHPEFTDKQALEQGRKWQHQAGLTDQTAVTFSDVAKFENILQRKIVVFHRTSKDRALSKFETDFQNRSNPCFLLLHNNHFYGIRNLAGFTGSRYICKFCYGGHNNSNTHHCQGYCGVCCGYSCRQLQYNPVHCDDCNRICRNSTCFDRHKEPRNRPHAEMRVSDCETIKFCSTCKRLYRVPMNKEKTLHICESKCVICGEKNLPPGTDVTLNDHQCYIQTSTIDDKLHDKLVFYDFETFVDQSGVHKPFLVCSKTVKGVEWHAYGLDCAQQFLLHFRRPMFKGHTFIAHNARGFDSYLLLNSMVQLGIKPFLIMQGGKVLCFTDPDYKLKFIDSLSFLTMKLSAMPKALGFHDRSKGYFPHEFSAEEHLKYVGVFPPLDSYGVKLMNPDERQKITDWYGEASKGIFDFEKESLHYCKNDVDILFQGCVKFREEFFKETNVDPFKNITIASACMQVFVTNFLPEKSLAIPSAVDYRRGSKTFSNASIQWLEWKMDSENLHIEHALNSGERKIGPYFVDGFAVISGLATIFSFNGCLYHACPRCFKQTEVCPLRKVPFEQIYAATVERSKILQAVYGVRVETVWEHEWDEMKKSDPGVIRFLEKFDAPEPLVPRNALYGGRTCALKLRFTAGPGESVHYVDFTSLYPYVNATCEYPLGHPTLIYKDFDDPVNYFGFIRATVYPPRGLFFPVLPYKTSRGKLVFTLCRTCADINNQSGICTHEDEARSLTGVWVSAEFQKALQCGYRLGKITEVWHFERSSSSIFKGYIHTFLKGKQEASGYPPEAMDQESRLKYVRDYQINQGIQLDAGKIEVNPAKRQVAKLCLNSFWGKFAQRNDLSQTSFVSDPDEYFNFFFSGKYVVKYFHFINPETCLIQWNYSKRCIIRPNKSNNIFIAAFTTAYARLKLFSCLERVQDKILYIDTDSLIYVVKDGESPLELGNYLGDLTDELGGDTIQEFVAAGPKSYAYQTKNQKKVVIRVKGITQTYECSERVNFDSIRELVGGYLEGSRHGVIKTPQHTIKRDKKGFVLRNATFLKRFQVVYDKRRLFPDGSTLPFGY, encoded by the coding sequence ATGGAACACCAACAAGCTAGAGTTGAATCATCTCAATCAGATTATTCTCAACAAATAGCTGACAATATCCAAACTCTGCAAACACTTGCATTAGCATTGAATACAGGGGGAAATGACTTTTCACAGAGCCCTGCTCTTAGCCCTGCTAGATCATCAATCTCTGATATTTTAAACGCATCTGAAGTCTCAGACTATTTCAGACAAATTAATGATGCAGTCCGCGGTTTAAATGACTACATATCTCCGCAAAACTCACCCAATGGTTCACCGGCTACCTCATTTGCGTTGGatgaaacttttcaaaatacagAATCTCAATCAGATTATTCCCAACAAATTATTAATTCCATCCAGATTCTACAAACAATCGCTTCAGCTTTGAATACCggtgaaaataacttttcacaGAGCCCTGCTCTTAGCCCTGCTAGATCACCAATCTCTGATATTTTAAACGCATCTGAAGTCTCAGACTATTTCAGACAAATTGACGATGCAGTCCGCGGTTTAAATAACTGTATATCTCCGCAAAACTCGCCCGTTGGTTCATCGGCTACTTCGTCTAGCATTTCATTAGATGAAGGTTTTCAAAATACTGAATCTATGTCACCATCTGAAAcagtttctgcagcagatgatcaagcacagcagcaacagcagcgaGGAGGTAATCTAGATCAAAATCAGAGAATTGAACGTCAGCGTTTCAATAACATTGAAATAAGGAGATCGTTATCAATCGCGCCTCCAACCCAAACTGTACCTGACATCGCTGAATTCTACACCGCAGTTATGAATGTTTTAACTGATCTGGCTAATACTGCAAGATCAATAGCTGATCGTAATGACGTTGTACAGTTAGAATTAGTGTGGGGTAATATTTCTCATCACATAAATATCTCCGTTACTGATAACGACGCAATCCTGCCTGCATTTGAGGAATTTTTAGATGAGCTGGTTCAATCTAATGCAGAGCTGCCCTCAGAAAGTAATTTGGAGCTGATTCTCCAGATAGTCGGGAATCCTACAGGAGGTTCAAAACGTAAGGCTGAAAGAACATTGGAATGTGAATTGATTAATAAGAAGAGGCGTCACCTGTATATTGTagaaaatacaggaaataaattgtgttttgctACCAGCCTTGCACATGTAGCTCACCCTGAATTTACAGATAAACAAGCTCTTGAACAGGGAAGAAAGTGGCAGCATCAGGCAGGTCTAACTGATCAGACAGCGGTTACATTCAGCGACGTcgcaaagtttgaaaacattctacaaagaaaaattgtaGTGTTTCATCGAACCTCAAAAGATAGGGCTTTATCTAAATTTGAAACAGATTTCCAAAATCGTTCAAATCCctgctttctcctcctccataATAATCACTTCTATGGCATTAGGAATCTTGCAGGTTTTACCGGGTCGAGATATATTTGCAAATTTTGTTACGGCGGTCATAATAATTCTAACACCCATCATTGCCAAGGTTACTGTGGTGTCTGCTGTGGCTACAGCTGCAGACAATTGCAGTACAACCCAGTACACTGCGATGACTGTAACAGAATATGTCGAAACTCTACATGCTTCGATAGGCACAAAGAACCTCGCAACAGACCTCATGCTGAAATGCGTGTAAGCGATTGCGAGACGATCAAATTTTGTTCTACGTGTAAAAGGTTGTATCGCGTTCCTatgaacaaagagaaaactttACACATTTGCGAATCAAAATGTGTCATTTGCggtgaaaaaaatctacctCCTGGTACAGATGTAACTCTTAACGATCATCAATGCTACATTCAAACCAGTACTATTGATGACAAACTTCATGACAAACTAGTGTTTTACgattttgaaacatttgtcGATCAGAGCGGCGTACATAAACCCTTTCTAGTCTGTTCAAAAACTGTTAAAGGTGTTGAATGGCACGCTTATGGCCTGGATTGTGCACAGCAATTCCTTCTTCATTTCCGAAGACCAATGTTTAAGGGACACACCTTCATCGCACATAATGCACGTGGGTTTGAtagttatttattgcttaacTCTATGGTGCAGTTAGGTATCAAGCCTTTTCTAATCATGCAAGGAGGAAAAGTTCTTTGTTTTACAGACCCCGATTAcaaattgaaatttattgaTAGCCTGTCATTTCTGACTATGAAACTGAGTGCCATGCCGAAAGCACTGGGCTTCCATGACCGCTCGAAAGGATATTTTCCCCACGAATTTTCCGCTGAAGAGCATCTCAAGTATGTGGGTGTGTTTCCTCCTTTAGATTCGTACGGCGTCAAACTTATGAATCCTGATGAGAGGCAGAAAATTACTGACTGGTACGGTGAAGCATCCAAAGGCATTTTTGACTTTGAGAAAGAATCCCTGCATTATTGCAAAAATGATGTGGACATTCTTTTTCAAGGTTGTGTTAAATTCAGAGAGGAGTTTTTTAAGGAGACAAATGTGGATCCCTTTAAGAACATCACAATTGCTTCTGCATGCATGCAGGTTTTTGTGACCAATTTTCTTCCGGAGAAATCCTTGGCGATCCCATCCGCTGTAGATTACAGGCGTGggtccaaaactttctccaaTGCTTCAATTCAGTGGCTAGAGTGGAAGATGGACAGTGAGAACTTACATATTGAGCACGCGCTAAACTCGGGCGAACGCAAAATCGGACCCTATTTTGTCGACGGATTCGCAGTAATCTCAGGTTTAGCCACCATATTCTCTTTCAACGGGTGTCTTTACCATGCCTGCCCTCGGTGTTTCAAGCAGACTGAAGTGTGTCCTTTGAGAAAAGTACCGTTTGAACAAATTTATGCAGCTACGGTTGAAAGATCTAAGATTCTGCAAGCCGTTTATGGTGTTCGAGTCGAGACTGTGTGGGAACATGAGTGGGATGAAATGAAAAAGTCTGATCCAGGGGTAATCAGATTCCTGGAAAAATTTGATGCGCCAGAACCTTTGGTCCCTCGGAACGCTCTGTACGGAGGTCGAACTTGTGCTCTAAAGCTCAGGTTCACAGCTGGACCGGGTGAGTCTGTGCATTATGTGGACTTCACATCTCTCTACCCTTATGTAAATGCTACGTGTGAATATCCGCTAGGTCACCCCACCCTCATTTACAAAGATTTCGATGATCCAGTCAACTATTTTGGTTTTATCAGAGCTACCGTTTATCCTCCACGAGGCCTGTTTTTTCCAGTTCTACCCTACAAGACATCTAGGGGTAAGCTAGTTTTCACTCTTTGCCGCACATGTGCAGATATTAACAATCAATCGGGGATCTGCACCCATGAGGACGAGGCTCGATCTCTGACAGGTGTTTGGGTGAGTGCGGAGTTTCAAAAAGCATTGCAATGCGGTTATCGTCTTGGAAAAATCACTGAGGTCTGGCATTTTGAGAGAAGCAGTAGCTCGATCTTTAAAGGCTACATTCACACCTTTTTGAAGGGGAAACAGGAAGCCAGCGGTTATCCCCCTGAAGCGATGGATCAGGAGAGCAGGTTGAAATATGTGAGAGATTATCAAATTAATCAAGGTATTCAACTAGATGCTGGGAAAATTGAGGTGAACCCTGCTAAAAGACAAGTAGCTAAACTGTGTCTCAATAGCTTCTGGGGAAAGTTTGCGCAAAGAAATGATCTCTCTCAGACCAGCTTTGTAAGTGATCCTGAtgaatatttcaatttttttttctcaggtaaATACGTGGTGAAGTACTTTCACTTTATCAACCCTGAAACCTGTCTGATCCAGTGGAATTACAGCAAACGTTGCATCATTCGTCCTAAcaaatcaaataatattttcatcGCAGCATTTACCACAGCTTATGCTCGTTTAAAACTTTTCAGCTGTCTGGAGCGAGTGCAGGATAAGATTCTCTACATAGACACAGACAGCCTGATCTATGTGGTAAAAGATGGTGAGAGTCCTCTAGAACTGGGAAATTATCTCGGTGATTTAACCGACGAATTAGGAGGTGACACCATTCAGGAATTTGTAGCAGCGGGGCCTAAAAGTTATGCTTACCagacaaaaaatcaaaagaaagtgGTGATCCGGGTGAAAGGCATCACTCAAACTTATGAGTGCAGCGAGAGAGTCAATTTTGACAGCATCAGAGAGCTGGTGGGAGGGTACTTAGAGGGGTCCCGACACGGTGTTATCAAAACACCGCAACACACCATAAAACGCGATAAAAAAGGGTTCGTTTTAAGAAACGCGACATTTCTTAAAAGGTTTCAGGTTGTGTATGACAAACGCAGGCTTTTTCCTGATGGTTCAACTCTACCTTTTGGTTATTAG